In a single window of the Sulfitobacter indolifex genome:
- a CDS encoding glycosyltransferase family 2 protein produces the protein MLISVVVPCMNEEASIPGLIDRLAQVIASYGTRAEIVLVDDGSTDGTWAAIERARTTCPCLRGIKLSANRGHQIALTAGLEAAQGERIFMLDADLQDPPELLGDMMSLMDHGYDVVYGRRRERQGETLFKRATAWAFYRTLNAMSDVDIPQDTGDFRLVNRKTLDAVLLMPERARFVRGMFAWAGFRQIGIEYTRAPRALGETKYPLRKMMRFAADAMTAFSTKPLKFATRMSFASLGFAALMMVYVAYSLIIYQTAPGWASVVLAISLFSGVQLLTLGILGEYIGRLYIEAKNRPLYFVSEDTRSAALLPLREVG, from the coding sequence ATGTTGATCTCCGTTGTTGTGCCGTGCATGAACGAAGAAGCGTCAATTCCTGGCTTGATAGACCGCCTTGCTCAGGTGATCGCCTCTTATGGAACACGCGCAGAAATTGTGCTGGTCGATGACGGTTCTACAGATGGAACATGGGCCGCTATCGAGCGCGCCCGTACGACCTGCCCTTGTTTGCGTGGCATCAAACTATCCGCCAATCGCGGCCACCAGATCGCACTGACGGCGGGTCTTGAAGCCGCCCAAGGCGAGCGCATTTTTATGCTCGATGCCGATCTGCAAGACCCCCCTGAATTGCTGGGCGACATGATGAGCTTGATGGACCACGGCTATGACGTGGTCTACGGACGCCGCCGCGAACGACAAGGCGAGACACTTTTCAAACGTGCAACAGCTTGGGCGTTCTACCGCACACTGAACGCAATGTCCGATGTCGATATCCCTCAAGACACCGGAGACTTCCGTTTGGTCAACCGCAAAACGCTTGATGCTGTCTTGCTAATGCCCGAGCGCGCGCGTTTTGTTCGCGGTATGTTTGCTTGGGCCGGCTTTCGTCAGATTGGCATCGAGTACACCCGCGCGCCGCGCGCGCTCGGCGAGACGAAATACCCTCTCCGCAAGATGATGCGGTTTGCAGCCGATGCAATGACGGCATTTTCGACCAAACCTCTGAAGTTCGCGACCCGCATGTCCTTCGCCAGCCTTGGGTTTGCCGCACTGATGATGGTCTATGTGGCCTATTCGTTGATTATTTATCAGACCGCCCCCGGCTGGGCCTCTGTTGTGTTGGCCATCAGCCTGTTTTCGGGGGTGCAATTGCTGACCTTGGGTATCTTAGGAGAGTACATTGGGCGCCTCTATATCGAGGCCAAAAACCGACCTCTCTACTTTGTATCCGAAGATACACGCAGCGCCGCATTACTTCCCCTGCGTGAAGTGGGTTGA
- a CDS encoding pentapeptide repeat-containing protein, with product MTRYAHTGSSIMALFFCLAAPAIGQEEGQSKQLRMLGKCPGCAFEKLDLTGRKLTGVNLTSSHLRNVNFTGAGLNLSLFDHATFENVSFDAADLTGASFTGATFINVSFANAILKAAVFEDAVLIDTDLDAGLYCNTQMPDETMASTECN from the coding sequence ATGACCCGCTATGCCCACACAGGGTCCAGCATTATGGCCCTTTTCTTCTGCCTCGCCGCCCCCGCAATTGGCCAGGAAGAGGGCCAAAGTAAACAATTGCGCATGCTCGGAAAATGCCCTGGCTGTGCCTTCGAGAAGTTGGACCTCACGGGCCGGAAACTCACCGGCGTCAATCTGACGTCTTCTCACCTGCGAAATGTGAACTTTACGGGGGCTGGGTTGAACCTGTCGTTGTTCGACCATGCCACCTTTGAAAATGTTTCTTTTGATGCGGCTGACCTGACCGGGGCCAGCTTCACAGGGGCCACGTTCATCAACGTCTCCTTTGCAAACGCGATTTTGAAAGCAGCCGTCTTCGAAGACGCCGTCCTGATCGATACCGATCTTGATGCAGGCCTATACTGCAACACGCAAATGCCGGACGAAACGATGGCCAGCACGGAATGCAACTGA
- a CDS encoding HTTM domain-containing protein, with amino-acid sequence MNAGVMLRDFVAWGPDAAGPTRSVALLRIGLATMAIIRFGAEVAPFSAETFNELLLGLVFFTFAIAALLGVRARASIGLLGITIFLLYGMRQAGLGTAGWDHHHVYILGISCIFLMFTDCGRSYSYDRWAAIESGNQVLPEHGILWGQRLIALQMSALYFWTAVDKTDQAFLSGQRLEQIFVWSYSGRTLEILLVSPMLLSLMSCAVLVVEYFLAYAILTRRHRATAFFIGLSMHATFYLLLPVSTYSATMMLLYLALIDPQTVQKFTKRMQEP; translated from the coding sequence ATGAATGCTGGGGTGATGTTGCGCGACTTCGTTGCTTGGGGCCCGGACGCTGCTGGGCCAACACGGTCAGTGGCGCTTTTGCGAATTGGACTGGCAACCATGGCAATTATCCGCTTCGGTGCCGAAGTCGCACCATTCTCAGCGGAGACATTCAACGAACTGCTTCTGGGACTGGTCTTCTTTACCTTTGCGATCGCAGCCCTTCTGGGCGTCCGCGCAAGAGCGTCGATCGGCCTGCTGGGGATAACGATATTTCTCCTATACGGGATGAGGCAGGCTGGCCTCGGCACCGCTGGTTGGGATCATCACCATGTCTATATTCTTGGTATATCGTGTATTTTCCTGATGTTTACTGATTGTGGCCGGTCTTACTCCTATGACCGATGGGCGGCCATTGAGAGCGGAAATCAAGTTCTACCCGAGCACGGCATCTTATGGGGGCAACGCCTGATCGCCTTGCAGATGTCAGCACTTTATTTCTGGACCGCGGTGGACAAAACGGACCAAGCTTTCCTTTCCGGCCAAAGGCTTGAGCAGATTTTTGTTTGGAGCTATTCAGGCCGCACGCTTGAGATACTTCTCGTCTCCCCCATGCTGCTTTCGCTGATGTCCTGTGCCGTTTTGGTTGTGGAATATTTTCTCGCCTACGCGATCCTCACACGGCGCCATCGCGCAACGGCCTTTTTTATCGGTCTCAGCATGCATGCTACGTTCTACCTGTTGCTCCCTGTAAGCACGTATTCAGCGACCATGATGCTGCTATACCTTGCGTTGATAGACCCGCAAACCGTCCAAAAGTTCACCAAGAGGATGCAAGAGCCATGA
- a CDS encoding DUF4214 domain-containing protein has translation MVSPSINSETTSMTGTSGTSYIDALLAPREPLQVPVSERDEVNGITIAKWGGPIGSGAELTFSFFDMASTFAPSYPSQYTDNIGEMSASLEAAFRAAFESWSTFADVSFTEMTETSTNVGDIRIGLSLSNPNYAPNSLSAEAIPPAVQGLHAGDVFLAGGFESLQESDLEPGQLPYLTVLHELGHAVFNLGDVSASPGWNNETLPTELNYRSQTIMSYAVLPSLTEEDISANQGELSYFPTTPMILDILAAQWLYGPNMNTNLGDDIYAFSPSQTYHETIWDAGGIDTFDASEITTGVSIDLRPGTLSDVGSTITAATISGTTALTETVGIAFGAFIENAIGGDGSDSLRGNELNNILWGGDGADIMGGGGGSDVLIAASQSTQPGTGDTAYFEGRSDTFDIVGGIDYTVVTATDGSRDKLFGFQFLRFDDQLIELNAGSALAGAGRPEDFVIAERVALLYEAALNREGAIDLPGLNFYIDVTQRDGLSDEFLAADLMTSPEFTANFGDVTTLSNADFLEQIYLNVLDRSSDSAGRQFYLDLLNEGAISKALALADIAISPENTVESTSVLMGLYETSTGDWGFLTP, from the coding sequence ATGGTTTCTCCAAGCATCAACTCCGAAACGACATCAATGACCGGCACAAGCGGCACAAGCTACATTGATGCCCTTTTGGCCCCTAGAGAACCTCTTCAGGTCCCTGTTTCTGAACGCGATGAGGTGAATGGGATAACAATCGCAAAGTGGGGTGGCCCGATCGGCTCGGGGGCTGAGCTTACTTTCAGTTTTTTCGACATGGCCTCGACATTCGCGCCCTCTTATCCGTCTCAATATACCGACAATATAGGCGAAATGAGCGCCTCCCTTGAGGCAGCCTTCAGAGCAGCGTTTGAAAGCTGGTCTACGTTCGCTGATGTCAGTTTTACCGAGATGACAGAGACATCGACAAACGTGGGAGACATTCGGATCGGTCTATCCCTATCCAATCCGAATTACGCCCCCAACAGCCTCAGCGCAGAGGCGATACCCCCGGCAGTCCAAGGCCTTCATGCTGGCGATGTTTTCCTCGCTGGAGGATTTGAGAGCCTTCAAGAAAGCGACCTCGAACCCGGCCAGTTGCCTTATCTTACGGTGCTGCACGAACTCGGCCATGCGGTTTTCAACCTAGGAGACGTATCGGCTTCCCCAGGTTGGAATAATGAAACACTTCCTACAGAATTGAACTACCGCTCCCAGACAATCATGAGCTACGCGGTTCTCCCCAGCCTGACCGAGGAAGACATTTCCGCAAACCAAGGAGAGCTTTCCTATTTTCCAACGACACCCATGATCTTGGACATACTCGCGGCCCAATGGCTCTATGGACCAAACATGAACACGAACCTTGGAGATGACATCTATGCCTTCTCCCCCTCTCAGACATACCACGAGACCATCTGGGATGCTGGGGGGATAGATACGTTTGATGCCTCTGAGATCACCACTGGTGTGTCCATCGATCTTAGGCCCGGCACATTGAGTGATGTGGGCTCAACGATTACCGCGGCAACAATTTCTGGCACAACAGCCCTCACTGAAACCGTTGGCATCGCCTTCGGCGCTTTTATAGAAAATGCCATCGGAGGTGACGGATCAGACAGCTTGCGAGGCAATGAGCTCAACAACATCCTGTGGGGAGGCGACGGCGCTGACATTATGGGCGGCGGCGGCGGCAGTGATGTATTGATCGCTGCATCGCAATCGACGCAACCGGGGACAGGAGACACCGCTTACTTTGAGGGTCGGTCGGATACTTTCGATATCGTGGGCGGGATTGATTATACTGTTGTCACCGCAACAGACGGCAGCAGAGACAAGCTTTTTGGGTTTCAGTTCCTCCGTTTCGACGACCAGCTAATTGAACTTAACGCGGGTTCGGCGCTCGCAGGGGCGGGGCGCCCCGAAGACTTTGTCATCGCTGAGCGTGTGGCTTTGCTCTATGAAGCGGCCCTGAACCGAGAGGGCGCGATCGATCTGCCAGGGCTTAATTTCTATATTGATGTCACACAGAGGGATGGCTTGTCAGATGAGTTCTTGGCGGCAGACCTTATGACAAGCCCGGAGTTCACCGCAAACTTTGGTGACGTCACCACCCTGTCGAACGCAGACTTCCTTGAGCAAATTTATCTCAACGTTTTGGATCGGTCATCAGATTCCGCTGGCAGGCAATTCTATCTGGACCTGTTGAATGAGGGGGCGATCAGCAAAGCACTGGCATTGGCAGACATCGCCATCAGCCCAGAGAACACCGTGGAATCGACATCTGTCCTTATGGGGCTCTACGAGACCAGCACCGGAGACTGGGGGTTCTTAACCCCATAG
- a CDS encoding response regulator has translation MNSKVVLLVEDEALILMDIEAALVDEGFDVVTAINGAKAIEVFEADPARVDAVVTDINLGKGPNGWELVRHIRAHQSEMPIVYMSGDSAHEWSAKGVPESVLIPKPFVHAQIITALSTLMNHSAQV, from the coding sequence ATGAATTCAAAAGTCGTTTTATTAGTTGAAGATGAGGCGCTCATTCTCATGGACATCGAAGCGGCCCTTGTTGACGAGGGGTTTGACGTGGTCACGGCGATCAACGGTGCCAAAGCCATTGAGGTTTTTGAGGCTGACCCCGCGCGGGTTGACGCTGTTGTGACAGACATAAATCTCGGCAAGGGGCCGAACGGGTGGGAACTCGTACGCCACATCCGGGCGCACCAATCTGAGATGCCGATCGTCTATATGAGTGGGGACAGCGCTCATGAATGGAGCGCCAAGGGTGTCCCCGAAAGTGTTCTGATTCCAAAGCCCTTCGTGCATGCTCAGATTATCACGGCACTCTCAACACTGATGAACCATTCGGCCCAAGTCTGA
- a CDS encoding DUF3140 domain-containing protein yields MSSAKSRDEIWSEWRDLVNMAPQELEDWLKSDASKSVGDTDGGESTGHKSGRKIVDIKHTNKDDLSDDQWDHMGKVVGYIKRHMSQGGPSNNKESSAWRYSLMNWGHDPLKED; encoded by the coding sequence ATGTCATCTGCGAAATCAAGAGACGAGATTTGGTCTGAATGGCGCGATCTCGTGAACATGGCGCCTCAGGAACTCGAAGACTGGCTGAAGAGCGATGCCTCCAAATCAGTCGGTGACACGGATGGTGGCGAGAGCACCGGCCATAAATCAGGTCGCAAGATTGTCGATATAAAGCACACCAACAAAGATGATTTGAGCGATGACCAATGGGACCATATGGGCAAGGTCGTAGGCTATATCAAACGCCATATGTCTCAGGGCGGCCCATCAAACAACAAAGAGAGCTCCGCATGGCGTTACTCTCTTATGAACTGGGGCCATGACCCGCTCAAAGAAGATTGA
- a CDS encoding response regulator → MNDFSKRSQCYVGGRGGSVLNGKKTMLKLLHVDDDADILELAKMSLELMDDIEVVDCVSGEEALSTVEEFKPDVFLLDVMMPGMSGLETLEKLRQVPGLESVPAIFMTAQVGVGTWTELFDLGAAEVIAKPFDPMTLGPEIKAALNR, encoded by the coding sequence TTGAATGATTTCAGCAAGCGATCACAGTGTTATGTTGGCGGTCGTGGCGGGAGCGTGCTGAATGGGAAGAAGACGATGCTAAAATTACTACATGTGGACGACGATGCTGACATTCTTGAGTTGGCGAAAATGTCTTTGGAGCTCATGGATGACATAGAAGTTGTCGACTGTGTCTCTGGGGAAGAAGCGCTCAGTACAGTTGAAGAGTTCAAGCCGGACGTATTTTTGCTTGATGTGATGATGCCGGGCATGTCCGGACTTGAGACGCTTGAGAAACTGCGCCAAGTGCCAGGACTTGAATCTGTGCCTGCCATCTTCATGACCGCGCAGGTGGGGGTAGGAACTTGGACGGAACTCTTTGACCTTGGCGCCGCAGAGGTGATTGCCAAGCCGTTTGATCCAATGACCTTGGGCCCGGAAATTAAAGCAGCCCTGAACCGATAA
- a CDS encoding PPC domain-containing DNA-binding protein, whose amino-acid sequence MSEGRTLNHPGPVAADRIIAVSCSAVHQRVTLKAGFTLLQAMVDAVGEVGAWFDLDNVSVEKLTFVRPAPAPDDRHVAWYSAQTVLTSATIKRAGSHLGRRDGAAFAHVHGLWTDSNGSPHAGHLLAEATVLSTDHTVDAWVLEGAIFDMKADAETGFTLFHPVSMGAVEHPNATLATIRPNELLEEGLAKCSDATGLRFRTIKGLGSLVGTKLEGQPILEDDATEILLTGEAGRGGISVGFAGPPIIGNLALGANRVCVTFEVLLLS is encoded by the coding sequence ATGTCTGAGGGGCGGACCTTGAACCATCCCGGTCCGGTTGCTGCAGATCGAATTATTGCAGTGTCCTGCAGTGCAGTACATCAGCGCGTCACGCTGAAGGCGGGATTTACGCTGTTGCAAGCGATGGTTGATGCCGTAGGAGAAGTTGGCGCCTGGTTTGACTTAGATAACGTGTCGGTGGAGAAGCTGACATTCGTGCGTCCTGCGCCCGCACCGGACGACCGCCATGTTGCGTGGTATAGCGCGCAGACGGTGCTGACATCTGCGACGATCAAAAGAGCGGGCTCACATCTGGGACGGCGGGACGGCGCAGCATTCGCCCACGTGCACGGTCTTTGGACTGACAGCAATGGAAGCCCTCATGCGGGACATTTGCTGGCCGAGGCCACGGTGCTATCGACGGATCACACCGTTGATGCCTGGGTATTGGAAGGTGCGATTTTTGACATGAAGGCCGATGCGGAGACAGGCTTCACGCTATTTCATCCAGTCTCTATGGGGGCGGTTGAGCACCCTAACGCCACTCTTGCGACCATCCGACCCAATGAGTTGCTCGAGGAAGGTCTGGCAAAGTGCTCGGATGCAACCGGATTGCGTTTTCGGACCATCAAAGGTCTGGGCAGTCTGGTTGGCACTAAGTTGGAGGGTCAGCCGATCTTGGAAGACGACGCAACTGAAATTCTCCTAACGGGCGAAGCCGGGCGGGGCGGGATCTCTGTGGGATTTGCGGGTCCGCCAATCATTGGCAATCTGGCTTTGGGCGCGAACCGGGTGTGCGTGACCTTTGAAGTCCTCTTATTGTCCTAA
- a CDS encoding Flp family type IVb pilin yields MKFSLNMKRFSRDEDGAVTVDWVVLTAAIVGLAVVAFGAIEGATSDMASDIASEITASNADAST; encoded by the coding sequence ATGAAATTTTCTCTGAATATGAAGCGTTTCTCCCGTGACGAAGATGGCGCCGTTACAGTCGACTGGGTTGTGCTCACAGCAGCTATTGTCGGCTTGGCGGTTGTCGCCTTCGGCGCCATCGAAGGTGCAACATCTGACATGGCGTCTGACATCGCATCTGAGATTACCGCATCTAATGCTGACGCAAGTACTTAA
- a CDS encoding sensor histidine kinase: MVTKTIAGSVRVATIFIVATFLVYSSIVGALVYHGHSSAEDRAESSAAAAAKAVKINTGWIVEVARQALRRMDFALGSDVQSSQSATLVSIKDALEGLPDSAKAYIVTAEGQTLYTTDPNAPNIDIRDREYFAVPAGGQQFFTSSLLTSRIDGSPIFTFSQRLEREGAFVGVAIISFDAALLGELLASLGLGQGAALAILRADGMLVARYPPVDGPLDLSQHVIFKDHLPNADAGAYISTSPIDGEKRFVGYQTLPDSALIAIASGRYDETMARFWRRVQVFLAIVIPTILALAACAIWIIRLLRREAQKNEALETALEANTMLFREIHHRVKNNMQSMQALVAMHKLPKTVETNFKLRLAAMSTVHEHMYNHDKYAALDAPAFIASMTENIFKAHGASEHLSLDIDRISISHEQATSLAMLINEVVTNSLKYAGSDRDTAEIRIRLKLLGNNRANLVIVDNGPGFDPKTRPLGMGTKIIQGMALQLQGTYSYAFDGGTIFSLEFPVA; this comes from the coding sequence ATGGTGACCAAGACGATTGCGGGTTCAGTGCGCGTCGCGACCATATTTATTGTCGCGACCTTTCTTGTCTATTCCAGCATTGTGGGCGCGCTTGTCTATCACGGGCACAGCTCGGCGGAAGATCGGGCCGAAAGCTCTGCGGCAGCCGCGGCCAAGGCGGTCAAGATCAACACCGGCTGGATTGTCGAAGTGGCCCGCCAAGCGCTGCGCCGCATGGATTTTGCCTTGGGATCCGATGTTCAGTCCAGCCAATCTGCGACCTTAGTGAGCATCAAGGACGCGCTTGAGGGGCTGCCCGACAGCGCCAAAGCCTATATCGTGACCGCCGAGGGGCAAACCCTCTACACCACGGACCCCAATGCTCCCAATATCGACATTCGCGACAGAGAGTATTTTGCTGTCCCAGCCGGTGGGCAGCAGTTCTTCACCTCTTCGCTTCTTACCAGCCGCATTGACGGCAGCCCGATCTTCACGTTCAGCCAACGCCTTGAGCGGGAGGGGGCTTTTGTAGGTGTCGCGATCATTTCCTTTGATGCCGCCCTTCTGGGAGAGCTGCTGGCGTCTCTCGGCCTGGGACAAGGCGCGGCCTTAGCGATCTTGCGCGCAGATGGCATGCTGGTGGCCCGCTACCCCCCCGTCGACGGCCCCCTGGATTTGAGCCAACATGTGATCTTCAAAGACCATTTACCCAACGCGGATGCGGGGGCCTATATCAGCACGTCTCCCATAGACGGAGAGAAAAGATTTGTAGGCTACCAAACCCTCCCAGACAGCGCGCTCATCGCCATCGCCTCAGGGCGCTATGACGAAACGATGGCGCGCTTCTGGCGGCGTGTTCAGGTATTCTTGGCGATTGTCATTCCCACCATCCTGGCCCTCGCGGCATGTGCCATCTGGATCATCCGGCTTCTCAGGCGGGAGGCTCAAAAAAATGAGGCCCTTGAGACAGCGCTTGAGGCAAATACAATGCTGTTTCGTGAAATCCACCACCGGGTCAAAAACAACATGCAATCGATGCAGGCGCTGGTCGCCATGCACAAGCTTCCCAAAACCGTGGAGACCAACTTCAAACTGCGCCTTGCGGCCATGTCCACCGTCCATGAGCATATGTACAACCACGACAAATACGCCGCTCTGGATGCGCCCGCCTTCATCGCCTCGATGACGGAAAACATCTTCAAAGCCCATGGCGCGTCAGAACACCTAAGCCTTGATATCGACCGGATCTCAATCAGCCATGAGCAGGCCACATCGCTGGCGATGCTGATCAATGAAGTTGTCACCAACTCGCTGAAGTATGCGGGATCAGACAGAGACACTGCAGAGATCCGTATCCGCCTCAAGCTTCTCGGCAACAACAGGGCCAACCTCGTCATCGTCGACAACGGCCCGGGGTTTGACCCAAAAACACGCCCCCTCGGGATGGGCACCAAAATCATCCAGGGCATGGCCCTGCAGTTGCAAGGCACCTACAGCTATGCGTTCGACGGCGGGACGATCTTTTCTTTGGAGTTCCCTGTGGCATAG
- a CDS encoding Flp family type IVb pilin: MKHLVNVKKFLRNEDGAVTVDWVVLTAAIVGLAILAFNTIGDATSDMASDLAVDIASQ; this comes from the coding sequence ATGAAACACTTAGTAAATGTGAAGAAGTTCCTCAGGAACGAAGACGGTGCAGTAACAGTGGACTGGGTTGTCTTGACCGCTGCTATCGTAGGTCTGGCGATTTTGGCATTTAACACAATCGGCGACGCAACATCGGATATGGCGTCGGACCTCGCGGTTGATATTGCGTCTCAGTAA
- a CDS encoding DCC1-like thiol-disulfide oxidoreductase family protein, whose product MTPLRIVYDGECPFCANYVALLRLRDDHAVELTDARADRITANSYNLDLNEGMVVDLDGEIFQGAKAVALLSRLSRRQGVLSSDRIANAVYPLMRFGRAITLKVLGRKPL is encoded by the coding sequence ATGACGCCGTTGCGGATTGTCTACGACGGTGAATGCCCTTTTTGTGCGAACTATGTCGCGCTCCTTCGTCTTCGTGACGACCACGCCGTTGAACTGACCGATGCGCGTGCCGATCGTATCACGGCCAATAGCTATAATCTGGATTTGAACGAAGGCATGGTTGTCGATCTTGATGGTGAGATTTTCCAAGGCGCGAAAGCTGTCGCCCTGCTCTCGCGCCTATCGCGGCGGCAAGGGGTTTTAAGCTCGGATCGGATTGCGAATGCGGTCTATCCGTTGATGCGGTTTGGTCGTGCCATAACTCTCAAGGTTTTGGGTCGAAAACCTCTCTGA